In Stieleria varia, one genomic interval encodes:
- a CDS encoding PSD1 and planctomycete cytochrome C domain-containing protein, with translation MPLIATRLLVLASICLTTWVSTCVQAREISFNRDIRPILSENCFVCHGPDKEQVAAGLRLDMRDSAVTEADSGEIPIVPGDAAESEVMLRLTSDDADVRMPPAESGKQLTAEQVELVRQWIDEGAPYDQHWAFVAPVRPDVPDTRNEQALNPIDHFIFDRLAREHLAPSKPAERTTLLRRVTLDLTGLPPTPSEISSFLADQSPDAYEKVVDRLLASPHYGERMTLPWLDHARYADSNGYQSDGSRDMWAWRDWVIDAFNRNLPFDQFTIEQLAGDMLPNATKKQIIATGFNRNNRLNGEGGRIVDEWFVETVIDRVETTGLTWLGLTFNCCRCHDHKYDPISQREFYQMFAYFNSVDESGVLAPNGKNGDNTPPVLELPTEEQTQELIRLDQVIQSAQQRVKDERRNLPAAIAAWESELRDSTEDARQVWEMTSPSVVKSLGGASMKRQEDGSYLAGGTNPASDTYEIEVPLDTGKLSALMIEVLPDPSLPTKSLGRAFNGNFVLTRVDATVTAPSLSDPMELILAKAAADFEQDGWLADTVQRRTSTSESEDIGSKPKKGWAPEGNKPENRVPRRIMFVADRQVEILDDALLKVVLRHESPYGQHNIGRFRLFTSSLPTEQIALETDAIPSEIAAVLAVPKDQRDKKQTKQLEAYFVEHVPNGLRVAEQVLETAKKERTAADKLVASTMVMKEGPPRDAFILERGEYDRPKKKVERSVPAVLPDLPNGVANDRLGLAKWIVDPSNPLTARVWVNRQWEQFFGVGIVKTSENFGAQAEYPVHPELLDWLAVEFMSPTVMPDVAGAPAQPWDMKAFRKMLVMSATYRQSSHVTPQLMARDPENRLLARGPRFRLSGELIRDSALASSGLLVSKIGGPSARPYMPAGVWDETSKYGNLRNYKHDQGDGLYRRTMYTIWKRTAAPPSMLIFDAPNREVCTIKRSRTNTPLQALSLLNEVTFVEASRGLAARMIREAGESAEERIAHGFQLAIGRQPVGQEMDILRSGLESDLKRFTEDTEAAKQLIAIGESSIGRDIDPSVMAAYTMTANVILNLDEFVTRE, from the coding sequence ATGCCGCTAATTGCGACTCGTCTGCTGGTTCTCGCCTCGATCTGCCTGACCACCTGGGTTTCAACCTGCGTTCAGGCTCGTGAAATTTCTTTCAACCGAGACATCCGACCGATCCTTTCGGAGAATTGTTTTGTTTGTCATGGGCCAGACAAAGAACAAGTGGCAGCGGGCTTGCGATTGGATATGAGAGACTCAGCGGTGACGGAAGCCGATTCGGGAGAGATCCCGATCGTGCCGGGCGACGCTGCCGAAAGTGAAGTGATGTTGCGACTGACAAGCGATGATGCTGACGTCCGTATGCCGCCGGCCGAATCGGGCAAGCAGTTGACGGCCGAGCAAGTGGAGTTGGTGAGGCAGTGGATCGATGAAGGCGCACCCTACGATCAGCACTGGGCATTCGTTGCTCCCGTCCGTCCTGACGTACCGGACACCAGAAACGAGCAAGCTCTCAATCCGATCGATCATTTCATCTTCGATCGACTCGCTCGTGAACATCTTGCCCCGTCCAAGCCCGCCGAACGGACGACGTTGTTACGCCGCGTGACATTGGACTTGACGGGCTTGCCACCCACGCCGTCGGAGATTTCATCTTTCCTGGCCGATCAGTCGCCCGATGCCTATGAGAAAGTCGTCGACCGCCTGCTGGCTTCGCCACACTACGGCGAACGGATGACGCTGCCGTGGCTCGATCATGCACGGTACGCCGATAGCAATGGCTACCAAAGTGATGGCAGTCGCGACATGTGGGCGTGGCGCGACTGGGTGATCGATGCCTTCAATCGAAACCTGCCGTTTGATCAGTTCACCATCGAGCAGCTAGCTGGCGACATGCTGCCCAACGCGACCAAAAAACAAATCATTGCGACGGGATTCAATCGCAACAATCGTTTGAACGGCGAAGGAGGGCGGATTGTCGACGAGTGGTTTGTGGAGACGGTGATCGACCGCGTCGAAACGACTGGACTGACGTGGTTGGGCTTGACCTTCAATTGCTGTCGATGCCACGACCACAAGTACGACCCGATCTCGCAACGCGAGTTCTATCAGATGTTCGCATATTTCAACTCCGTGGATGAATCGGGAGTGCTGGCTCCCAACGGAAAGAATGGAGACAACACGCCACCGGTTTTGGAGCTACCGACCGAAGAACAGACGCAGGAATTGATTCGGTTGGACCAAGTGATCCAATCCGCCCAGCAACGTGTGAAAGACGAACGACGCAACTTGCCAGCCGCAATCGCTGCATGGGAATCCGAGTTGCGAGATTCCACCGAGGATGCACGTCAAGTCTGGGAGATGACTTCCCCGAGCGTTGTGAAGTCACTTGGCGGCGCCTCGATGAAACGCCAGGAGGACGGTAGCTATCTCGCCGGGGGAACCAATCCAGCCAGTGACACTTATGAAATCGAGGTTCCACTGGACACAGGAAAGTTGTCGGCACTGATGATCGAAGTCTTGCCAGATCCGTCGCTACCGACCAAGAGTTTGGGGCGTGCTTTCAATGGCAACTTTGTCTTGACGCGTGTGGATGCCACCGTAACTGCCCCGTCGCTCTCCGATCCGATGGAACTGATTCTGGCGAAAGCCGCTGCGGATTTTGAGCAAGACGGTTGGCTGGCGGACACCGTTCAGCGAAGAACATCGACCAGCGAATCGGAAGACATCGGGAGCAAGCCGAAAAAGGGCTGGGCACCCGAGGGCAACAAGCCAGAGAATCGCGTGCCACGCCGCATCATGTTTGTTGCGGACCGTCAAGTTGAGATCCTAGACGATGCGTTGCTGAAAGTTGTGCTGCGACACGAGTCTCCCTACGGGCAGCACAACATCGGCCGCTTTCGCCTGTTCACATCCAGTTTGCCGACCGAACAGATTGCGTTGGAGACCGACGCAATTCCATCAGAAATCGCAGCAGTACTGGCCGTGCCGAAGGACCAACGCGACAAGAAACAGACAAAGCAACTCGAAGCATACTTTGTCGAGCACGTTCCCAATGGTTTACGCGTTGCTGAGCAAGTACTAGAGACCGCAAAGAAAGAGCGAACTGCCGCCGATAAGTTAGTCGCCTCGACGATGGTCATGAAAGAAGGGCCGCCGCGTGATGCCTTCATCTTAGAACGTGGAGAGTACGATAGGCCGAAAAAGAAGGTCGAGCGAAGCGTGCCTGCGGTGTTGCCGGATTTACCCAATGGCGTGGCGAACGATAGGCTCGGACTCGCAAAGTGGATTGTCGATCCGTCCAACCCGTTGACCGCCCGCGTGTGGGTGAACCGACAGTGGGAGCAGTTCTTTGGCGTTGGCATCGTCAAAACGTCCGAGAACTTTGGCGCTCAAGCAGAGTATCCGGTCCATCCTGAGTTGCTGGACTGGCTGGCTGTCGAGTTCATGTCGCCGACGGTGATGCCTGACGTAGCGGGGGCGCCCGCGCAGCCATGGGACATGAAAGCTTTTCGCAAGATGCTGGTGATGAGTGCAACGTATCGGCAATCGTCTCATGTCACACCCCAGTTGATGGCTCGAGATCCCGAAAACCGATTGCTTGCTCGTGGTCCTCGATTCCGATTGTCTGGAGAATTGATCCGGGACTCGGCCCTGGCATCCAGCGGTTTGTTGGTGTCAAAGATTGGTGGTCCCAGTGCGCGACCCTATATGCCGGCCGGTGTCTGGGACGAAACGAGCAAGTATGGGAATTTGCGGAACTACAAGCACGATCAGGGTGACGGCTTGTATCGTCGGACGATGTACACGATCTGGAAGCGTACCGCCGCACCTCCGTCGATGCTGATCTTTGACGCACCGAACCGCGAAGTCTGTACGATCAAACGATCGAGAACCAACACGCCGTTGCAGGCGCTTTCTTTGTTAAACGAAGTAACGTTTGTGGAGGCGTCTCGGGGACTGGCGGCGCGGATGATCAGAGAGGCTGGCGAGTCAGCCGAGGAGCGGATCGCCCACGGTTTTCAACTGGCGATCGGCCGGCAACCGGTTGGGCAGGAAATGGACATCCTGCGAAGCGGATTGGAAAGCGATCTCAAGCGTTTCACCGAAGACACCGAAGCGGCAAAACAATTGATTGCGATCGGTGAATCGAGTATCGGCCGTGATATCGATCCCTCCGTCATGGCCGCGTACACGATGACCGCAAACGTCATTCTGAATCTGGACGAATTTGTGACACGTGAATGA
- a CDS encoding CARDB domain-containing protein, whose translation MIRRRRYPHCRLRLEVLEKRRLLATYTVNSTADEGDSYLDDGICDTANHPGTDPPTPPSGICTLRAALQQTASRGGGDTIEFAIPGDSEFFPEIPGGLGIAANVILDGTTQTSGRVIIQGPVNVFGDGAMIKGVFVQDELRIGTNNNTIQQSIFETLTVNGSQNQIGGVEVDETVVVLAGGLEITGSNNVLEGSYVGFNPETSMSDSNPNAEGISISGLANRIGGSAPGAGNVIGGFRVGVAIGSNDLNTPIPNAGNSVLGNFIGILPDDTPLPNTQAGIRLVEITGNLIGGSESGQGNVISSSAIGIQLSQGASENTIQGNFIGTTVDGSGAMSGQLIGIDIDPQGRPDRPPIMNVIGGLDPGAGNVIAGNGEYGIRIYNGPRENIIDGNLIGIGAFEAPLSNGTGIDVTFAADNLIGGPVGNTISGNKTGVVIAGNTASGNRIVGNRIGTNVDGDAAIGNNTGILINDAPGTIIGGPVSDQSQLILGNVISGSVAIPAEGIPGHGIFIANGNAQGTIVQGNRIGTNASGTAALPNAGDGILISDASGTQIGGDQADQANLISGNGGDGVTVLGSNALPPVTGTVIEGNRIGTGADGTAAIGNTFRGVHLDGNVSGTRLGGELPGSRNLISGNGMDGVIVFGGEARENEIYGNTIGLNQAGNAKLPNGGAGILIQHAPANLIGKAIDTDVYGNLISGNQGDGLRIEGSIATENVAIGNLIGVGVIGDEQLGNRGDGVRIIDASDNRIGPYTALVSGAFPRGANVISDNFNNGIRIEGTATGNQILGNGIGTSSSGQVNENVRVLGNLENGIEIIDASDNWIGGRPDVAIPSTATIPQALAANRIAINGFDGVRIMGDDATGNRILSNSIFANGGQGIDLGAAGVTDNDIPAIGLPDTDVGPNGLQNYPTIDQLQTSSDKQTVRLTAQLATTPSQTYTVQVFSNFIQEDAGEGRILLETVEVQVGASGIADFFVDVAAPQPNATRNGQRASFFAMTATDPDGNTSEFSPSATAPELVVDGLDVTLDKFSFENGEFIFRDTIIVRNEGGRDAENVLLQIRDQDGNTIEPFDLDQFVTLPAATGQPNDVMVDIQWNVTQLLLDAQGQRSLGLTVTLDPNNTVSELVDDVENNTQSQSVSVDIRPRIDAADVKREYKSGVFLAGVNLENEIRVESVDWNGNLPGTDLGSSVSRELRLEAGSKSESVLILGASSPPFDFSFDLGEDLTPGTSRVTLTATSFSALPPTVFPLDYTQIENPEWIGDVLVTVEDVGNGPYDKVAKYHAGFGFPGFVTDGFFELPVTVTLGAGSLGPEIGSYEVDLDFRSDGIASLTGKGPWSGMIAGRQVFPEVDVEISGTAKPSDGTLKLISASTTVSLEGDVESPKVPLPPPVSFLSAHGELNGALSATLSVIEQADGTLDWEPAGFGIGVGAAIKISAGFEGLAYAEGGVGGNINANFNVPADPCLLDELTLQFALTAEVHVLIAKAEYEFNFPDPPFHLAGCNAGAQGAAASVAGEGLTPTLTLADSTAGAHFATLDVDGMPDIRYRFAAPSLAVANDGAKTLVWVDEDPMKPVEGRLEIMAARQVNGVWQSPIAITDDSLLDVQPTVGLMPDGTPVAVWNHVGAAVSDTVTPDPYALLDSMDLYYSVFNLSTQSWSAPALVTADVGMDYLPDLTQTSNGLVLTYLNDADGNTSLFADDEIAVDSSIEQLSFDGVSWANAETVASSAQVASVPHAVHADLGNNIEALVVWEDVSASKPAGLPLSIRQSGAWSTTTVLTSQPHAVSPQVIALSGGEAAGLVWLNQQVSTGMDPEDTADEIHFTTFENGQIGSPTLVVQSPGLSDPVMTLDESGRVIVAWVESFADGVGVGYAIQDTDGTWGMPQRMETPADELPWWLLPFAQNGEFNVLNLSRTITTDTGGAEGEGPNGGTPILTTSGLVLSSSPVGPDLTIGPISFDTSTPGVLLVNSVVTNTGDLASDPMQVQLNIDAVPRPESPLMIPALTPGESMQVSFSLNELVDPSAAVNFEIAVDVRDDVLEKDESNNTASADHYLPNLQPQHLTANLVGSDLVISAEIISNGVSPTGAETVVRLMADDPHVGTVLHEVAIGSLAPNESSPFNFTIADARDTLGGVVTAYLVVDATNVVGELMEGFDNREIISLNPYDSWTNPDDPFDVGANGTHTALDALEIINELRTGGIRRLPVPPTPTPFFDPNGDGRISALDALVIINQLWLEYRENNEFEALPATGFSEAITPLPPTALLDRSKSPVVARQALLPFRLTRSDEQHRDKVRKDDGHLEVLAEVDGIPSDVATIDQVVQGWRASAALDPENEANSFREEERYDELAIDKLMLDQRAVSEWILA comes from the coding sequence ATGATTCGCCGACGTCGTTATCCTCACTGTCGATTGCGACTGGAGGTTCTGGAGAAGAGACGCCTGCTGGCAACCTACACGGTGAACTCCACAGCCGATGAAGGCGACAGTTATCTGGACGATGGGATATGCGATACCGCGAATCATCCTGGGACGGATCCACCTACGCCACCGAGTGGGATTTGCACATTGCGCGCAGCGCTCCAGCAGACGGCGTCGCGAGGCGGTGGTGACACCATTGAGTTTGCGATCCCCGGTGACAGCGAGTTCTTTCCCGAAATTCCTGGTGGGTTGGGGATCGCAGCCAACGTCATCCTGGATGGCACGACGCAGACATCCGGGCGGGTGATCATTCAAGGGCCCGTGAATGTCTTTGGTGACGGTGCGATGATCAAGGGAGTGTTCGTTCAAGATGAATTACGCATCGGGACGAATAACAACACGATCCAACAATCCATTTTTGAAACGTTGACCGTCAACGGAAGTCAGAACCAGATCGGTGGAGTGGAGGTGGATGAGACAGTCGTCGTACTCGCCGGTGGTTTAGAGATCACGGGCAGCAACAACGTCTTGGAAGGGAGCTATGTCGGATTCAATCCTGAGACGTCCATGTCCGACAGCAATCCCAATGCGGAAGGTATCAGCATCAGCGGACTGGCCAATCGGATCGGTGGTTCCGCTCCGGGTGCGGGAAACGTGATCGGCGGATTTCGCGTGGGAGTCGCAATCGGCAGCAACGATTTGAACACACCGATTCCCAACGCGGGGAATTCTGTCCTTGGGAATTTTATCGGTATCTTGCCAGATGACACGCCGTTACCGAACACACAAGCCGGAATTCGTTTGGTCGAGATCACCGGCAATCTGATCGGAGGTTCTGAAAGCGGCCAAGGGAACGTCATCTCCAGCAGTGCCATCGGAATTCAATTGTCGCAAGGTGCATCAGAGAACACCATTCAGGGCAACTTCATCGGCACCACAGTGGATGGCTCCGGTGCCATGTCAGGACAGCTCATTGGTATCGACATCGATCCGCAAGGACGGCCGGATCGTCCACCGATCATGAATGTGATCGGCGGTTTGGATCCTGGCGCGGGCAATGTCATCGCAGGCAACGGTGAGTACGGGATTCGCATCTACAACGGGCCACGCGAAAACATCATCGACGGCAATCTGATCGGAATCGGCGCCTTTGAGGCCCCCCTTTCCAACGGCACCGGAATCGATGTCACGTTCGCGGCGGACAATCTCATCGGCGGGCCGGTGGGAAACACCATTTCCGGAAACAAAACCGGCGTCGTGATCGCTGGCAACACGGCATCTGGGAATCGCATCGTCGGTAATCGGATCGGCACTAACGTCGATGGAGATGCTGCGATCGGCAACAACACAGGGATTCTGATCAATGATGCTCCCGGCACGATCATTGGCGGTCCGGTCAGCGATCAGTCGCAATTGATTCTCGGGAACGTCATCAGCGGATCAGTCGCGATCCCCGCCGAAGGGATACCCGGTCATGGGATTTTTATCGCCAACGGTAATGCCCAGGGAACCATCGTCCAGGGCAATCGAATCGGTACCAATGCCTCGGGGACGGCAGCATTGCCGAACGCCGGCGATGGCATTCTGATCTCTGATGCCAGCGGAACTCAAATCGGCGGCGATCAAGCCGACCAGGCAAATCTGATTTCGGGCAATGGTGGAGATGGCGTCACCGTCCTGGGGAGCAATGCGTTGCCACCGGTAACCGGAACGGTGATCGAAGGAAACCGGATCGGAACGGGCGCCGATGGAACCGCCGCGATCGGCAATACTTTTCGCGGCGTTCACTTGGATGGCAATGTTTCGGGGACTCGTTTGGGTGGAGAGCTGCCTGGATCACGCAACTTGATTTCCGGCAATGGCATGGACGGCGTGATCGTGTTTGGCGGGGAAGCACGCGAGAACGAAATCTATGGCAACACGATTGGACTCAACCAAGCCGGTAATGCGAAATTGCCCAATGGCGGTGCCGGGATTCTGATTCAACATGCACCGGCGAATTTGATCGGAAAGGCGATCGACACCGATGTTTACGGGAACTTGATTTCTGGAAATCAAGGTGATGGCTTGCGAATCGAAGGATCGATCGCAACCGAAAACGTCGCCATCGGCAACTTGATCGGCGTTGGTGTCATCGGTGATGAACAACTTGGCAATCGAGGTGATGGAGTCCGTATCATCGACGCGAGCGACAACCGTATCGGACCTTATACCGCCTTGGTGTCCGGCGCATTTCCTCGCGGAGCCAATGTCATCTCAGATAATTTCAACAATGGAATTCGAATCGAAGGTACGGCGACTGGCAATCAAATCTTGGGCAACGGCATCGGGACATCCTCGTCAGGCCAAGTCAACGAGAATGTGCGTGTCTTGGGAAATCTTGAGAACGGGATCGAGATCATTGATGCCAGTGACAACTGGATTGGCGGTCGACCCGATGTTGCCATCCCATCGACAGCAACAATACCTCAAGCCCTGGCAGCGAACCGAATTGCGATCAATGGATTCGACGGCGTACGAATCATGGGCGACGATGCGACGGGGAATCGCATTCTCAGCAACTCGATCTTTGCCAACGGCGGTCAAGGGATCGATTTGGGTGCCGCCGGCGTAACGGACAACGACATCCCCGCGATTGGCTTGCCCGATACCGACGTTGGCCCCAACGGATTACAAAATTATCCGACGATTGACCAACTGCAAACTTCGTCGGACAAACAAACCGTCCGTTTGACGGCGCAATTAGCGACGACTCCCAGTCAGACCTACACCGTGCAGGTGTTCAGCAATTTCATTCAAGAGGATGCTGGTGAAGGGCGAATCCTGCTAGAAACGGTCGAGGTGCAAGTCGGCGCGAGCGGCATCGCCGACTTTTTCGTCGATGTGGCAGCACCTCAACCCAACGCAACGAGAAATGGACAGCGGGCGAGTTTCTTTGCAATGACGGCGACAGATCCCGATGGCAATACGAGTGAGTTTTCTCCTTCGGCAACCGCACCGGAACTGGTTGTCGATGGACTAGATGTTACGTTGGACAAGTTTTCGTTCGAGAATGGCGAGTTCATCTTTCGAGACACGATCATCGTCCGCAACGAAGGAGGGCGTGATGCGGAAAACGTTTTGTTACAGATCCGTGACCAAGATGGTAACACGATCGAGCCGTTCGACTTGGATCAGTTTGTCACTTTGCCCGCCGCCACAGGACAACCCAATGATGTCATGGTCGACATTCAATGGAATGTCACGCAATTGTTGTTGGATGCTCAAGGTCAACGTAGTCTCGGATTGACCGTCACGCTGGATCCAAACAACACGGTATCCGAGTTGGTCGATGACGTAGAGAACAACACTCAGTCGCAATCCGTGTCGGTCGACATCCGACCCAGGATCGATGCCGCCGATGTGAAGCGTGAATACAAGTCCGGCGTGTTTCTCGCCGGGGTCAACTTGGAAAATGAGATTCGAGTCGAATCGGTGGATTGGAACGGCAATCTGCCGGGAACCGATTTAGGTTCTTCGGTCTCTCGCGAGCTGCGACTCGAGGCAGGCTCGAAAAGCGAAAGCGTTCTGATCCTGGGTGCCAGTAGCCCTCCCTTTGATTTCAGTTTTGATCTCGGCGAAGATCTCACGCCCGGGACGTCGCGGGTCACACTGACCGCAACGTCGTTCTCAGCGTTGCCCCCGACGGTGTTTCCGCTGGACTACACGCAAATTGAGAATCCGGAATGGATTGGCGATGTGCTGGTGACGGTGGAAGATGTCGGCAACGGTCCTTACGACAAAGTTGCCAAGTATCATGCGGGGTTCGGGTTCCCCGGTTTTGTTACCGACGGATTCTTTGAATTGCCCGTGACCGTGACGCTTGGTGCCGGCAGCCTTGGGCCGGAAATCGGATCGTACGAAGTGGACTTGGATTTCCGAAGCGACGGGATCGCGTCTTTGACGGGCAAGGGACCTTGGTCGGGGATGATTGCTGGTCGCCAAGTTTTCCCGGAGGTCGATGTGGAGATCAGCGGGACGGCAAAGCCCAGCGATGGGACGTTAAAACTGATCAGCGCGTCCACCACGGTCAGTCTCGAAGGCGATGTGGAGTCGCCCAAGGTTCCGCTGCCGCCGCCGGTGAGTTTCTTGAGTGCACACGGAGAGCTGAACGGAGCGCTCAGTGCAACGCTGTCGGTCATCGAACAGGCTGATGGGACTTTGGATTGGGAGCCCGCCGGTTTCGGGATCGGCGTCGGCGCTGCCATCAAGATCTCAGCGGGATTCGAAGGTCTGGCGTATGCGGAAGGAGGTGTCGGAGGAAATATCAATGCAAACTTCAACGTGCCCGCTGATCCTTGCTTGCTGGACGAGTTGACCTTGCAGTTCGCGTTGACCGCGGAAGTCCACGTGTTGATCGCCAAGGCCGAGTACGAGTTCAACTTTCCGGACCCGCCATTTCATCTGGCCGGTTGCAATGCCGGAGCCCAGGGCGCTGCGGCGTCGGTGGCAGGCGAAGGGCTGACGCCAACATTAACGTTGGCCGACAGCACCGCGGGGGCTCACTTTGCAACCTTGGATGTCGACGGCATGCCCGATATTCGTTACCGGTTTGCCGCACCCTCATTGGCGGTTGCAAATGATGGAGCCAAGACGTTGGTGTGGGTGGACGAAGACCCCATGAAACCGGTCGAAGGTCGATTGGAAATCATGGCCGCTCGACAAGTCAACGGTGTTTGGCAATCACCCATCGCGATCACTGACGACAGCCTATTGGATGTACAACCAACGGTCGGATTGATGCCCGATGGAACTCCCGTGGCGGTCTGGAATCACGTCGGCGCGGCAGTGTCTGATACCGTAACGCCCGATCCCTACGCGTTGTTGGATTCGATGGATTTGTACTATTCTGTTTTCAACCTGTCGACGCAGAGTTGGAGTGCCCCAGCATTGGTGACCGCGGATGTCGGAATGGACTATCTGCCAGATTTGACGCAGACGTCAAACGGATTGGTGTTGACGTATTTGAATGACGCGGACGGGAATACGTCGTTGTTTGCGGACGATGAGATCGCTGTTGACAGCTCGATCGAGCAATTGAGTTTTGATGGAGTATCGTGGGCAAATGCAGAGACAGTTGCTTCATCAGCTCAAGTCGCCAGTGTCCCCCATGCCGTACATGCGGATTTGGGCAATAACATTGAGGCGTTGGTCGTTTGGGAAGACGTCTCGGCAAGCAAACCGGCCGGGTTGCCTTTGTCAATTCGCCAAAGCGGTGCATGGTCGACCACCACCGTGTTGACCTCTCAGCCACACGCGGTTTCACCTCAAGTCATTGCGTTGTCCGGTGGTGAGGCCGCCGGACTGGTGTGGCTGAATCAGCAGGTCTCGACGGGAATGGACCCTGAAGACACCGCGGACGAGATTCATTTCACGACATTTGAGAACGGCCAAATCGGATCGCCCACGTTGGTTGTTCAGTCGCCCGGCCTTTCCGATCCCGTCATGACGCTGGACGAATCGGGACGCGTGATCGTTGCTTGGGTCGAGTCTTTTGCTGACGGTGTCGGCGTGGGGTACGCGATCCAAGATACCGATGGAACCTGGGGCATGCCCCAGCGAATGGAAACCCCGGCGGATGAACTGCCCTGGTGGCTGTTGCCGTTCGCACAAAATGGTGAGTTCAATGTCTTGAATCTGTCACGAACGATCACGACTGATACGGGCGGTGCCGAAGGCGAAGGTCCAAACGGCGGCACGCCCATTCTGACAACCTCTGGTTTGGTACTTTCCTCGTCGCCAGTCGGCCCTGATCTGACGATCGGTCCGATCTCTTTCGACACCTCCACGCCGGGCGTGTTGCTGGTGAATTCCGTGGTGACCAATACCGGCGATCTTGCCAGCGATCCTATGCAGGTGCAATTGAATATCGATGCGGTGCCACGACCGGAATCGCCCTTGATGATTCCCGCTTTGACTCCGGGAGAGTCCATGCAGGTTTCCTTTTCGTTGAACGAATTGGTAGATCCCTCAGCGGCGGTCAACTTTGAAATTGCCGTCGACGTTCGTGATGATGTTTTAGAGAAAGACGAATCTAACAATACCGCGTCAGCAGATCACTATCTACCAAATTTGCAACCGCAGCACTTGACGGCGAATTTGGTGGGTAGCGATCTAGTCATCTCCGCGGAAATCATTTCCAACGGTGTATCACCGACTGGTGCCGAAACCGTCGTGCGTTTGATGGCTGATGATCCCCACGTCGGCACCGTACTGCACGAGGTGGCGATCGGGTCTCTTGCTCCAAATGAATCTTCCCCATTCAATTTCACCATCGCCGATGCCAGAGATACGCTTGGCGGAGTTGTGACCGCGTACTTGGTGGTCGATGCGACGAATGTTGTTGGGGAGCTTATGGAAGGATTTGACAACCGGGAAATCATTTCGCTCAACCCCTACGATTCATGGACCAACCCTGATGATCCGTTTGACGTGGGAGCCAACGGAACTCACACCGCCTTGGACGCTCTGGAGATCATCAACGAGTTGCGTACCGGCGGCATACGTCGGTTGCCTGTGCCGCCGACTCCAACACCATTTTTCGACCCCAATGGTGATGGACGAATCAGTGCACTGGATGCATTGGTGATCATCAATCAGTTGTGGTTGGAATACAGAGAAAACAATGAATTCGAAGCACTGCCGGCAACTGGTTTCTCTGAAGCAATCACGCCGTTACCTCCCACTGCGTTGCTGGACCGATCGAAATCCCCCGTCGTTGCTCGTCAGGCATTGCTTCCCTTCCGTTTGACGCGTTCTGACGAGCAGCATCGCGACAAAGTACGCAAGGATGATGGGCATCTCGAAGTCCTGGCAGAAGTCGATGGAATTCCCTCTGACGTGGCAACTATCGATCAAGTTGTCCAGGGTTGGAGAGCATCCGCCGCCCTTGATCCTGAAAACGAAGCGAATTCATTTCGCGAAGAAGAACGATACGACGAACTCGCAATAGACAAATTGATGCTGGATCAAAGAGCTGTTTCGGAGTGGATTCTAGCCTAA